The DNA sequence TCACGGCGCTGCAAATCACGCTGCCGACCGCGGATGCCGAAAAGGCGATCGAACAGCCGGCCGAAATCAATGTCGGCGTAGATGCCCAGGGCCGTTACGCGATCGACAATACGCAAATCGGCGCGCACGATGCCGCCGGCCTGGCCGACGAACTGAAACGCACAGCAAACGCCCGGGGACAGGCAGGCAAGGACCCGGTCATCGTGATCAATGCCGATGCCACCGCTGCTCACCAGTCGGTCATCAATGTGCTGGAAGCGGCGCGCCTGGCCGGCTTCGACAAGGTCACGTTCGCCGCTCAGGCCAGCGGCGCGAAATAGGCGATCATGCCGGCGCATGCCATTGTGCATGCGTAACAAGAATAAACGACACATGAATGCGGCTTGCCCGCCGCTTTCA is a window from the Noviherbaspirillum sp. UKPF54 genome containing:
- a CDS encoding biopolymer transporter ExbD — encoded protein: MDFRKGKGREDPEINLIPFIDVLLVILIFLMVTTTYSKFTALQITLPTADAEKAIEQPAEINVGVDAQGRYAIDNTQIGAHDAAGLADELKRTANARGQAGKDPVIVINADATAAHQSVINVLEAARLAGFDKVTFAAQASGAK